The Pseudomonas eucalypticola genome has a window encoding:
- a CDS encoding transporter substrate-binding domain-containing protein has protein sequence MAQKFGLLGSLALSAALLAGMPLAQAKDWTSVNIATEGSYEPWNVTLPGGKISGFEPELMEILCQRMQLKCNISVQNWDGMIASLNAGKFDVLMDAVVITEDRKKVMAFSIPYARTPASFVALDAKLLPGEPGPAHEITLGTDEKQISETIEGLRKALKGKTIGIASGTIYTPFIDDHFKDVATIREYNASADTILDLQAGRIDVAFDDVTFLDSLKAKDENKNLAYTGPQIGGPIWGDGEGLGFRQADADLKAKFDAALKEALADGTVKKLSEKWFKLDLTPKS, from the coding sequence ATGGCGCAGAAATTCGGGTTGTTGGGTTCATTGGCATTGAGCGCTGCACTGCTGGCCGGCATGCCGCTGGCCCAGGCCAAGGACTGGACGTCGGTGAACATTGCCACCGAAGGCTCCTATGAGCCGTGGAACGTCACCCTGCCGGGCGGCAAGATCAGCGGGTTCGAGCCCGAGCTGATGGAGATTCTGTGCCAGCGCATGCAGCTCAAGTGCAATATTTCGGTGCAGAACTGGGACGGCATGATCGCCAGCCTCAACGCCGGCAAGTTCGATGTGCTGATGGATGCGGTGGTCATCACCGAAGACCGCAAAAAGGTCATGGCCTTCTCCATTCCTTACGCGCGTACCCCTGCCAGCTTCGTGGCCCTGGATGCCAAGTTGCTGCCTGGCGAACCAGGCCCAGCCCACGAGATCACCCTGGGCACTGACGAAAAACAGATCAGCGAGACCATCGAAGGCCTGCGCAAGGCACTGAAGGGTAAGACCATCGGTATCGCCTCGGGCACCATCTATACCCCCTTCATCGACGACCACTTCAAGGACGTCGCCACCATTCGCGAATACAACGCCTCGGCGGACACCATCCTCGACCTGCAGGCCGGGCGCATCGATGTGGCGTTCGACGATGTGACCTTCCTCGACTCGCTCAAGGCCAAGGACGAAAACAAGAACCTGGCCTACACCGGCCCGCAGATCGGCGGCCCTATCTGGGGGGATGGCGAAGGCCTGGGCTTCCGCCAGGCAGACGCCGACCTGAAGGCCAAGTTCGACGCCGCGCTGAAAGAGGCGCTGGCCGATGGCACGGTGAAAAAGCTCAGCGAGAAGTGGTTCAAGCTCGACCTTACGCCTAAGTCATAA
- a CDS encoding HutD/Ves family protein, whose product MSTFKLLRAAGYPRMPWKNGGGSTEEIARDGGDGLDGFGWRLSIADIGESGGFSSFAGYQRVITVLQGKGMVLNVDGTDSRELQPFDPYSFTGDSAVSCTLVGGEIRDFNLIYAPTRYRARLQWLEGEARLFTAAQTLLIFSVADALTVKAGSTPHILGLYDCLQIETDALAELSVDGHCCLIELSPA is encoded by the coding sequence ATGAGCACATTCAAACTGTTGCGCGCCGCGGGCTACCCGCGCATGCCGTGGAAGAATGGTGGCGGCAGTACCGAGGAAATCGCCCGCGATGGCGGCGATGGCCTGGACGGGTTCGGCTGGCGCCTGTCGATTGCCGACATTGGTGAATCGGGCGGGTTCTCCAGCTTCGCGGGTTACCAGCGGGTGATCACCGTGTTGCAGGGCAAAGGGATGGTGCTGAATGTCGATGGCACCGATAGCCGCGAACTGCAGCCCTTCGATCCCTATTCGTTCACCGGTGACAGCGCCGTTTCGTGCACCCTGGTCGGCGGCGAGATCCGCGACTTCAACCTCATCTACGCGCCCACTCGGTACCGTGCGCGGCTACAGTGGCTGGAGGGTGAGGCACGGCTGTTCACCGCGGCCCAGACCCTGTTGATCTTCAGCGTCGCCGACGCCCTGACCGTCAAGGCGGGCAGCACTCCCCATATCCTGGGCTTGTACGACTGCCTGCAAATCGAGACAGACGCCCTTGCCGAACTCAGCGTCGACGGCCACTGCTGCCTGATCGAACTGTCGCCGGCCTGA
- a CDS encoding lipocalin family protein, with protein sequence MSRLKLAAFLLGGLAAGALLGGCANRGDDGLAPRTVDHVDLKRYQGTWYELARLPMFFQRNCAQSEAHYRLKPDGNVAVLNRCRTQKGEWEEATGTASPQVPGKTDKLWVVFDNWFSKLLPGVAKGDYWILYVSDDYKQAVVGNPDRKYLWLLSRTPTVSKAVREEMLTKAQQQGYDTTKLIWRAKDSEIGK encoded by the coding sequence ATGAGTCGTTTGAAGCTGGCTGCATTCTTGCTCGGTGGCTTGGCCGCCGGGGCACTGTTGGGTGGTTGCGCGAACCGGGGCGACGATGGCCTGGCGCCGCGCACGGTCGACCATGTCGACCTCAAGCGCTACCAGGGCACCTGGTACGAGCTGGCGCGCCTGCCCATGTTCTTCCAGCGCAACTGCGCGCAATCCGAAGCCCATTACCGGCTCAAGCCCGATGGCAATGTCGCGGTGCTGAACCGCTGCCGTACGCAGAAGGGTGAATGGGAGGAGGCCACGGGCACCGCGTCGCCGCAGGTGCCGGGCAAGACCGACAAGTTGTGGGTGGTGTTCGACAACTGGTTCTCGAAGCTGCTGCCGGGCGTTGCCAAGGGCGACTACTGGATTCTGTACGTCAGCGACGACTACAAGCAGGCGGTAGTGGGCAACCCCGACCGCAAATACCTGTGGCTGCTATCGCGCACCCCTACCGTCTCGAAAGCGGTGCGTGAAGAGATGCTGACCAAGGCCCAGCAGCAGGGTTATGACACCACCAAGCTGATCTGGCGCGCCAAAGATTCGGAAATCGGCAAATAA
- a CDS encoding formimidoylglutamate deiminase has protein sequence MSAFFAERALLPSGWAENVRIEVGADGLITLLQANASAENALLLKGPLLPGMPNLHSHAFQRAMAGLAEVAGNPNDSFWTWRDLMYRLVGKISPEQLGVIARQLYIEMLKAGYTSVAEFHYVHHDTDGRAYEDPTELSRQISHAAASSGIGLTLLPVLYSHSGFGGQAPNDGQRRFINSTDAYLTLQQRLAPILAEQPAQRLGLCFHSLRAVTPEQISQVLAASDTCAPVHIHIAEQMKEVNDCLAWSGKRPLQWLYDNVPVDQRWCLVHATHADTDEVRRMAASGAVAGLCLTTEANLGDGLFPAVDYLAQGGRMGIGSDSHVSLSVVEELRWLEYGQRLRDQRRNRLYGQDQPMVGRTLYDAALQGGAQALGQPIGALRVGARADWLVLDGSDPYLATATGDGILNRWLFAGGDRQVRDVWVNGMQVVSEGHHAQEHESAQAFAGVLGSLLN, from the coding sequence ATGTCCGCCTTCTTTGCCGAACGCGCGTTGTTGCCATCCGGATGGGCTGAAAATGTCCGCATCGAGGTCGGGGCCGATGGCTTGATCACCCTGCTCCAGGCCAACGCCAGTGCCGAGAATGCCTTGCTTCTGAAGGGTCCGCTGCTGCCGGGCATGCCCAACCTGCACTCCCACGCGTTTCAGCGGGCCATGGCAGGCCTGGCGGAAGTGGCCGGCAACCCCAACGACAGCTTCTGGACCTGGCGCGACCTGATGTACCGCCTGGTCGGCAAGATCAGCCCCGAGCAACTGGGGGTGATCGCCCGTCAGCTGTACATCGAGATGCTCAAGGCCGGCTACACCTCGGTGGCTGAATTCCATTATGTGCACCACGACACCGACGGCCGTGCCTACGAGGACCCCACCGAGCTGTCCCGCCAGATCAGCCACGCAGCCGCCAGCAGCGGCATCGGCCTGACGCTGTTGCCGGTGCTCTATAGCCACTCGGGTTTTGGCGGCCAGGCACCCAACGACGGCCAGCGCCGCTTCATCAACAGCACTGATGCCTACCTGACGCTGCAACAGCGCCTGGCGCCCATTCTTGCCGAACAGCCGGCCCAGCGCCTGGGCCTGTGCTTCCACTCATTGCGCGCGGTCACCCCTGAGCAGATCAGCCAGGTGCTGGCCGCGAGCGACACCTGCGCCCCGGTACACATCCACATCGCCGAACAGATGAAAGAGGTCAACGACTGCCTGGCATGGAGCGGCAAGCGCCCGCTGCAGTGGCTGTACGACAACGTGCCCGTGGATCAACGCTGGTGCCTGGTGCACGCCACCCATGCCGATACCGATGAAGTGCGGCGCATGGCGGCCAGCGGTGCGGTGGCCGGGCTGTGCCTGACAACCGAGGCGAACCTGGGCGACGGGCTTTTTCCGGCAGTGGACTACCTGGCCCAGGGCGGGCGCATGGGCATTGGCTCGGACAGCCATGTGTCGTTGAGTGTGGTAGAGGAACTGCGCTGGCTGGAATACGGCCAACGCCTGCGCGACCAGCGCCGCAACCGGCTTTACGGCCAGGACCAGCCCATGGTGGGCCGCACCCTGTATGACGCCGCCCTGCAGGGCGGCGCCCAGGCCCTCGGCCAGCCCATTGGCGCACTGCGCGTGGGCGCCCGGGCCGATTGGCTGGTGCTCGATGGCAGTGACCCCTACCTGGCCACCGCCACCGGCGACGGTATTCTCAACCGCTGGCTGTTCGCCGGCGGGGACCGCCAGGTGCGGGATGTGTGGGTCAACGGAATGCAGGTGGTCAGCGAAGGGCATCATGCCCAGGAGCATGAAAGCGCACAGGCTTTCGCCGGCGTGCTGGGCAGCCTTCTGAACTGA
- the bamE gene encoding outer membrane protein assembly factor BamE domain-containing protein has product MSLRSIALLSFCVLLAACNKINQENYSQIKAGMTKAEVEQLLGSPTDCSGALGVSSCTWGDKNSFISVQYAGEKVVMYSGQGLK; this is encoded by the coding sequence ATGTCTTTGCGTTCCATCGCCCTGTTGTCGTTTTGCGTGCTGCTTGCAGCGTGCAACAAGATCAACCAGGAAAACTACTCACAGATCAAAGCGGGCATGACCAAGGCCGAAGTCGAACAGCTGCTGGGTAGCCCCACTGACTGCTCCGGCGCGCTGGGCGTTTCCAGTTGCACCTGGGGTGACAAGAACAGCTTCATCAGTGTTCAGTACGCAGGCGAGAAGGTAGTCATGTACTCCGGGCAGGGTCTGAAATGA
- a CDS encoding class 1 fructose-bisphosphatase, protein MSRVTLSRYLIEQTRSNKTPADLRFLIEVVARACKEISHAVSKGALGGVLGSMGTENVQGEVQKKLDVLSNDILLESNEWGGHLAGMASEEMDNAYQIPGQYPKGAYLLVFDPLDGSSNIDVNVSVGTIFSVLRCPTEYLTQNDSLNEQAFLQKGTEQVAAGYAIYGPQTMLILTLGNGVKGFTLDREMGSFVLTHENISIPETTAEFAINMSNQRHWEAPVKRYVSELTAGEEGPLKKNYNMRWIASMVADVHRILTRGGLFMYPRDGREPEKPGKLRLMYEANPMSFLVEQAGGASTDGHQRILDIQPEGLHQRVAVFLGSKEEVERVTAYHKE, encoded by the coding sequence ATGTCCCGCGTTACCCTGAGTCGCTATTTGATCGAGCAGACCCGCAGCAACAAGACCCCTGCCGATCTGCGCTTCCTTATCGAAGTGGTGGCGCGCGCATGCAAAGAGATCAGCCACGCTGTGTCCAAGGGCGCCCTGGGCGGTGTACTGGGCAGCATGGGCACCGAGAACGTGCAGGGCGAAGTGCAGAAGAAGCTCGACGTTCTGTCCAACGACATCCTGCTGGAATCCAACGAATGGGGCGGCCACCTGGCCGGCATGGCGTCCGAGGAAATGGACAATGCCTACCAGATCCCGGGTCAGTACCCCAAGGGTGCCTACCTGCTGGTATTCGACCCGCTGGACGGCTCGTCGAACATCGACGTCAACGTTTCGGTCGGCACCATCTTCTCGGTACTGCGCTGCCCAACCGAGTACCTGACCCAGAACGACAGCCTCAACGAGCAGGCTTTCCTGCAGAAAGGCACCGAGCAGGTCGCCGCCGGCTACGCCATCTACGGCCCGCAGACCATGCTGATCCTGACCTTGGGCAACGGCGTCAAAGGCTTCACCCTGGACCGCGAGATGGGCAGCTTCGTGCTCACCCACGAAAACATCAGCATTCCGGAAACTACCGCCGAGTTCGCTATCAACATGTCCAACCAGCGTCACTGGGAAGCCCCGGTGAAGCGTTACGTCAGCGAGCTGACCGCCGGTGAAGAAGGCCCGTTGAAGAAGAACTACAACATGCGCTGGATCGCCTCCATGGTGGCCGACGTGCACCGCATCCTGACCCGTGGCGGTCTGTTCATGTACCCGCGTGATGGTCGCGAGCCAGAGAAACCCGGCAAACTGCGCCTGATGTACGAAGCCAACCCGATGTCGTTCCTGGTGGAACAAGCGGGCGGCGCGTCCACCGACGGCCACCAGCGTATCCTCGACATCCAGCCTGAAGGCCTGCACCAGCGCGTGGCGGTGTTCCTGGGTTCGAAGGAAGAAGTCGAGCGTGTGACCGCTTACCACAAAGAGTAA
- a CDS encoding methyl-accepting chemotaxis protein — protein sequence MLNSDQQASRTSSVAAAINELGAAAQEIAQNAALASQHSSDARNLAEDGQQVVNKTIEVMGQLSAKISDSCGNIETLNANTVNIGQILEVITSISQQTNLLALNAAIEAARAGDAGRGFAVVADEVRNLAHRTQDSAQQVQKIIEELQVGAREAVGTMTESQSQSEQSVGIANQAGERLGSVTQRISEIDGMNQSVATATEEQTAVVEAINMDITEINTLNQEGVENLQSTLRACGELEQQVSRLKQLVGSFRI from the coding sequence ATGCTCAACTCCGACCAGCAGGCCAGCCGCACCAGCAGCGTGGCCGCGGCCATCAACGAACTGGGCGCCGCTGCCCAGGAAATCGCCCAGAACGCCGCCCTGGCCTCGCAGCACTCCAGCGACGCGCGCAACCTGGCCGAAGACGGTCAGCAAGTGGTGAACAAGACCATCGAAGTGATGGGCCAACTGTCGGCGAAGATCAGCGACTCGTGCGGCAACATCGAGACCCTGAACGCCAACACGGTGAACATCGGGCAGATTCTGGAGGTGATCACCAGCATCTCCCAGCAGACCAACCTGCTGGCCTTGAACGCTGCCATCGAGGCCGCCCGCGCAGGCGACGCTGGCCGTGGCTTCGCCGTGGTGGCCGATGAAGTCCGCAACCTGGCGCACCGCACCCAGGACTCGGCGCAACAAGTGCAGAAGATCATCGAGGAACTGCAGGTGGGCGCCCGCGAAGCCGTAGGCACCATGACCGAAAGCCAGAGCCAGAGCGAGCAAAGCGTGGGTATCGCCAACCAGGCCGGTGAGCGCCTGGGCAGCGTCACTCAACGTATCAGCGAGATCGACGGCATGAACCAGTCGGTGGCTACCGCTACCGAAGAGCAGACCGCCGTGGTGGAGGCCATCAACATGGACATCACCGAGATCAACACGTTGAACCAGGAAGGGGTGGAAAACCTGCAATCCACGCTGCGGGCCTGCGGTGAGCTGGAGCAGCAGGTTTCGCGGTTGAAGCAACTGGTGGGCAGCTTCCGCATCTGA
- a CDS encoding DUF3999 domain-containing protein, producing MIKTWCGMFGLLAAMAAAAQEQPGDFTNQVPLSVSGQGPWYRLDLPLALQLGARQADLGDVRVFNAAGEPQAYALIHQGARHQQSEHQASVKWFPLYDDAESAPGTPKVRVQTGPSGSLIEVQPEEELEAGEEVLRGWLLDTSAIKEPLTQLSLDWSSEREGFQRFSIEASDDLQHWRPWGEGQVARLSFADERIEQHEVTLPGLPARYLRLLWQVPQSAPVLSQVLVQSSATDHVPSPLVWSEPIKGSSLKANEYTWMLPAALAVERIQVGLDQPNSLAPVDLFGRYDPNGSWEPLESGLLYRLTQNGQDAVQSELPLRGETLRQLKLQVDDRGGGLGAEAPLLRVAVRPVQLVFLARGAGPYRLAIGSAAVQGAPLPIGTLIPGVDEQRLGTLGVAEPAITPVIVAPPPPSAAVASASNWKRISLWLVLVIGVLALAAMAWSLTRSRPNSP from the coding sequence ATGATAAAGACGTGGTGTGGAATGTTCGGGCTATTGGCGGCGATGGCTGCCGCGGCCCAGGAGCAACCGGGGGACTTCACCAACCAGGTGCCGTTGAGTGTCAGCGGCCAGGGGCCCTGGTACCGGCTGGACCTGCCCTTGGCGTTGCAGTTGGGCGCGCGCCAGGCGGACCTGGGCGACGTGCGGGTATTCAACGCCGCCGGCGAACCCCAGGCCTATGCATTGATTCACCAGGGTGCGCGGCATCAGCAAAGCGAGCACCAGGCCAGCGTGAAGTGGTTCCCGCTGTACGATGATGCCGAAAGCGCACCGGGCACCCCGAAGGTACGGGTACAGACCGGCCCCAGCGGCAGCCTCATTGAAGTGCAACCGGAAGAGGAGCTGGAAGCGGGCGAAGAAGTGCTGCGCGGCTGGTTGCTGGACACCAGCGCCATCAAGGAACCGCTGACCCAGCTGAGCCTCGACTGGAGCAGCGAGCGCGAAGGCTTTCAGCGCTTCAGCATCGAAGCCAGTGACGACCTGCAGCATTGGCGCCCGTGGGGGGAAGGCCAGGTAGCCCGGTTGTCGTTTGCGGACGAGCGCATCGAACAGCACGAGGTCACCCTGCCAGGCCTGCCAGCCCGCTACCTGCGCCTGTTGTGGCAGGTGCCGCAGTCGGCACCGGTGTTGAGCCAGGTGCTGGTGCAAAGCAGTGCCACGGATCATGTGCCATCGCCGCTGGTGTGGTCGGAGCCCATCAAGGGCAGCAGCCTGAAAGCCAATGAATACACCTGGATGCTACCGGCGGCGTTGGCGGTGGAACGGATTCAGGTAGGCCTGGACCAGCCCAACAGCCTGGCACCCGTGGACCTGTTCGGGCGCTACGACCCCAATGGCAGCTGGGAGCCCCTGGAAAGCGGCCTGTTGTACCGCCTGACCCAGAACGGCCAGGACGCGGTGCAGAGCGAGCTACCTTTGCGTGGTGAAACCCTGCGCCAACTCAAGCTGCAAGTGGACGATCGCGGTGGCGGCCTGGGGGCCGAGGCGCCGTTGCTGCGTGTCGCGGTGCGGCCTGTGCAACTGGTATTCCTGGCGCGGGGCGCGGGGCCTTACCGCCTGGCCATCGGCAGCGCGGCGGTACAAGGCGCACCACTGCCTATCGGTACCTTGATTCCAGGCGTGGACGAGCAACGGCTGGGTACCCTGGGCGTAGCCGAACCGGCCATTACGCCGGTGATTGTCGCGCCACCACCGCCATCGGCCGCAGTGGCTTCAGCCTCGAACTGGAAGCGCATCAGCCTGTGGTTGGTGCTGGTCATCGGCGTGCTGGCACTGGCGGCCATGGCCTGGAGCCTGACCCGCTCGCGGCCCAACTCGCCGTGA
- the hutU gene encoding urocanate hydratase, whose translation MTDKAQTKYRDVEIRAARGNKLTAKSWLTEAPLRMLMNNLDPQVAENPKELVVYGGIGRAARNWECYDKIVESLTNLNDDETLLVQSGKPVGVFKTHSNAPRVLIANSNLVPHWANWEHFNELDAKGLAMYGQMTAGSWIYIGSQGIVQGTYETFVEAGRQHYNGNLKGKWVLTAGLGGMGGAQPLAATLAGACSLNIECQQSRIDFRLASRYVDEQATDLDDALARIARYTAEGKATSIALLGNAAEILPELVKRGVRPDMVTDQTSAHDPLNGYLPAGWTWEQYRDRAQTEPAAVVKAAKQSMAVHVQAMLDFQKQGIPTFDYGNNIRQMAKEEGVANAFDFPGFVPAYIRPLFCRGIGPFRWAALSGDAQDIYKTDAKVKELIPDDDHLHNWLDMARERISFQGLPARICWVGLGQRAKLGLAFNEMVRRGELSAPVVIGRDHLDSGSVASPNRETEAMQDGSDAVSDWPLLNALLNTASGATWVSLHHGGGVGMGFSQHSGMVIVCDGTDEAAERIARVLHNDPATGVMRHADAGYPIAIDCAKEQGLNLPMIKG comes from the coding sequence GTGACCGACAAAGCTCAAACCAAATACCGTGATGTCGAAATCCGCGCCGCCCGCGGTAACAAGCTGACCGCCAAGAGCTGGCTGACCGAAGCGCCGCTGCGCATGCTGATGAACAACCTCGACCCGCAGGTGGCCGAGAACCCCAAGGAGTTGGTGGTTTACGGTGGTATTGGCCGCGCCGCGCGCAATTGGGAGTGCTATGACAAGATCGTCGAGAGCCTCACGAACCTCAATGACGATGAAACCCTGCTGGTGCAGTCGGGCAAGCCGGTAGGCGTGTTCAAGACCCACAGCAACGCCCCTCGCGTGTTGATCGCCAACTCCAACCTGGTGCCGCACTGGGCCAACTGGGAGCATTTCAACGAACTGGACGCCAAGGGCCTGGCCATGTACGGCCAGATGACCGCTGGCAGCTGGATCTACATCGGCAGCCAAGGCATCGTCCAGGGCACCTATGAAACCTTCGTCGAGGCTGGTCGCCAGCACTACAACGGCAACCTGAAGGGCAAGTGGGTACTGACCGCCGGCCTGGGCGGCATGGGCGGTGCGCAACCATTAGCCGCGACCCTCGCCGGGGCGTGCTCGCTGAACATCGAGTGCCAGCAAAGCCGCATCGATTTCCGCCTGGCCAGCCGCTATGTCGACGAGCAGGCCACTGACCTGGACGACGCCTTGGCCCGCATCGCCCGGTATACCGCCGAGGGCAAGGCGACTTCCATCGCGCTGCTGGGCAACGCTGCCGAAATCCTGCCGGAGCTGGTCAAGCGTGGCGTGCGCCCCGACATGGTCACCGACCAGACCAGCGCCCACGACCCGCTCAACGGCTACCTGCCTGCTGGCTGGACCTGGGAGCAATACCGCGACCGCGCCCAGACCGAGCCCGCTGCCGTGGTCAAGGCCGCCAAGCAGTCCATGGCCGTGCACGTACAGGCCATGCTCGATTTCCAGAAGCAGGGCATCCCGACGTTCGACTACGGCAATAACATCCGCCAGATGGCCAAGGAAGAGGGCGTGGCCAACGCTTTCGATTTCCCTGGCTTCGTGCCTGCCTATATCCGCCCGCTGTTCTGCCGCGGCATCGGTCCGTTCCGCTGGGCGGCGCTGTCAGGTGACGCCCAGGACATCTACAAGACCGACGCCAAGGTCAAGGAGCTGATCCCCGACGACGATCACCTGCACAACTGGCTGGACATGGCCCGTGAACGCATCAGCTTCCAGGGCCTGCCCGCACGTATCTGCTGGGTAGGCCTGGGCCAGCGCGCGAAGCTGGGCCTGGCGTTCAACGAGATGGTGCGCCGTGGCGAGCTGTCGGCCCCGGTGGTGATTGGCCGTGACCACCTGGACTCCGGCTCGGTAGCCAGCCCCAACCGTGAAACCGAAGCCATGCAGGATGGTAGCGATGCGGTGTCCGACTGGCCGCTGCTCAACGCCCTGTTGAACACCGCCAGCGGCGCCACCTGGGTGTCGCTGCACCACGGCGGTGGCGTGGGCATGGGCTTCAGCCAGCATTCGGGCATGGTCATCGTCTGTGACGGTACCGACGAAGCTGCTGAGCGCATCGCCCGCGTGCTGCATAACGACCCGGCGACCGGCGTCATGCGCCACGCTGATGCCGGCTACCCGATCGCCATCGACTGCGCCAAGGAACAAGGGCTGAACCTGCCGATGATCAAAGGCTGA
- a CDS encoding ABC transporter permease, whose amino-acid sequence MNLLQMLSFGDTGWGMALLKAAAMTLLLTLAALLIGALVGSLVATAKLSRRRGVRYLGDAYSILFRGIPELLVIYLFYFGGASVVSAINHWFGGQGYVDVPPFLVGAIAVGLISASYQAEVYRGAFIAVAKGELEAALAIGMSRGMRIRRVLIPQIWRYALPGLGNVWQMSLKDSALISVIGLVELMRASQVAAGSTRQYFTFYIVGGVCYLVLTGLSGRLFNLAESRVQRTQRRNPTQS is encoded by the coding sequence ATGAATCTCTTGCAGATGCTCAGCTTCGGTGACACCGGTTGGGGCATGGCGCTGCTCAAGGCAGCGGCCATGACCCTGCTGCTGACCCTGGCGGCGTTGCTGATCGGCGCCCTGGTGGGCAGCCTGGTGGCCACGGCGAAGCTCTCGCGCCGGCGTGGCGTGCGGTACCTGGGCGATGCCTACTCGATCCTGTTCAGAGGGATTCCTGAACTGCTGGTGATCTACCTGTTTTATTTCGGCGGCGCCAGCGTGGTGTCGGCGATCAACCACTGGTTCGGTGGCCAGGGCTATGTAGACGTGCCGCCGTTCCTGGTGGGCGCCATCGCCGTGGGGCTGATTTCCGCCTCCTACCAGGCCGAGGTCTACCGTGGTGCCTTCATCGCCGTGGCCAAGGGCGAACTGGAAGCGGCGCTGGCCATCGGCATGAGCCGTGGCATGCGCATTCGTCGGGTACTGATTCCGCAGATCTGGCGCTACGCGCTGCCGGGCCTGGGCAACGTCTGGCAAATGAGCCTGAAAGACTCGGCACTGATCTCGGTGATCGGACTGGTGGAACTGATGCGCGCCAGCCAGGTGGCGGCCGGCTCTACCCGTCAGTACTTCACGTTCTACATCGTCGGCGGGGTGTGCTACCTGGTTCTCACCGGGCTTTCAGGCCGCCTGTTCAACCTTGCCGAGTCGCGGGTGCAGCGTACCCAGCGGCGCAACCCGACGCAGTCCTGA
- the hutC gene encoding histidine utilization repressor yields the protein MGESPAPLYARVKQMIALQIQNGTWPPHHRVPSESELVSQLGFSRMTINRALRELTAEGLLVRMQGVGTFVAEPKSQSALFEVHNIADEIASRGHRHRCEVIMLAEEAAGSERALALDMREGQKVFHSLIVHFENDIAVQIEDRYVNAVVAPDYLKQDFTQETPYAYLSRVAPLTEGEHVVEAILADPSECKLLQIEPGEPCLLIRRRTWSGRTPVTAARLIHPGSRHRLEGRFSK from the coding sequence ATGGGCGAAAGTCCGGCACCGCTCTATGCCCGCGTCAAGCAGATGATCGCCCTGCAGATTCAGAACGGCACCTGGCCGCCGCACCACCGCGTGCCGTCGGAAAGCGAGCTGGTCAGCCAACTGGGTTTCAGCCGCATGACCATCAACCGCGCGCTGCGCGAGTTGACCGCTGAAGGCCTGCTGGTGCGCATGCAGGGCGTGGGCACCTTTGTCGCCGAACCCAAGAGCCAGTCAGCGTTGTTCGAAGTGCACAACATCGCCGATGAAATCGCGTCGCGTGGCCACCGCCACCGCTGTGAGGTGATCATGCTGGCCGAGGAAGCCGCCGGCTCCGAGCGTGCCCTGGCGCTGGACATGCGCGAAGGGCAGAAGGTGTTCCATTCGCTGATCGTGCACTTCGAAAACGATATTGCGGTGCAGATCGAGGACCGCTACGTCAACGCCGTGGTGGCGCCCGATTACCTGAAACAGGACTTTACCCAGGAAACGCCCTACGCTTACCTGTCCAGGGTTGCTCCGCTGACCGAAGGCGAGCATGTGGTCGAGGCTATCCTGGCTGACCCGTCGGAATGCAAGTTGCTGCAAATAGAGCCTGGCGAACCCTGCCTGCTGATCCGCCGCCGTACCTGGTCGGGTCGCACCCCGGTGACCGCCGCGCGCCTGATCCACCCCGGCTCCCGGCACCGCCTGGAAGGACGATTCAGCAAATGA